A window from Toxoplasma gondii ME49 chromosome IX, whole genome shotgun sequence encodes these proteins:
- a CDS encoding hypothetical protein (encoded by transcript TGME49_289880~Predicted trans-membrane domain (TMHMM2.0):332-355:375-398): MSMAPRFSGVRVVSHHRTPLVDSIEEEKDAGVPGCSHPHSEPEDPTCDPNSGHSKEQQWVLRTGSPEFVSVPLLSASLVGEQWNASESVPGTVDRETEASALGVPAAPEASPAPDQRSTDARRLRFAHSASQNDSLLVELPQHTPGSSSAPTGALTPSSAAGKPDGTAAERSRSFEELSPSELVAPSRVSEEQRGTFKNHGGRETGSSSGLQLRDSRTLKEFGEAEGREPVGDPRSLIPANSKLDDFRDLSDPCDKVKEERSGRPRPEDEDGTGQVSVRSDSVSDAISSIQQLGSVRCVKQPLGSFEETLTYMKFREYVRRHHGVFGTTTASACIWWILGCQFLVITVALMTCHTDPESNTHRRSFVDLNKTVGRVCVYFFCSLALTAILALKFAGPLMLMWSVRLSKLACAVLLILAPSIQIRESARGDAICTTVLYVDSLQLNGMVLFNGIFTQLQLLMFICSMFNCLFWGRLHAYWFQNHSVKLWNIVKKQKVQLQIPQPIEKALNTHHHSERDLADGRVINADGEYIEVHGFSFMDWLRRLLTWAVPSRFLPASLKPSVSVVFYVGQVDSRGLPHGFGRWRSEAYHGESIVGYWDHGIPVGPFKSREFGTGSGFMCIRIGWCKVTKGPLRPEMQLGIGDAECCVSGAFFRTFPRVTLYPLRAKEQSELGSVWYRHGLDEAVANDNKGAAVARLSNFSYTHESRALGVPSAPQHTRSLESVGNDNLPSRSYGELGRGSDDIIADIGGRLQRMRGSVIQRAHLFFKRRSEGFDSDTREAFFKECQRLCLSRMVPHLPNFGLLFTTELHITVDPERGLYIAGWVPVSAVLPLGTVEAAKPRLLPQHAASDSDNAGNPRDDELLSDIRGPRDKQKTRQMSESQLRARGFHQRFGLALHGPEMMIKRKAGKGGLRNTVVGDFFYERPRIRRQTYDGESKRLVVRIRNNANRKTQNARGSGSKPLSNTPSTHSIMAKTLKHGVSFSPNDPLAPDDDPMKGFNWMTSAPELHIDGWRRAEVAGIPEALIFIHGYNTNHVQSLQIMAQMLSFGNFPSYIKPFLFTWPAGRNFTEFFEARENANNPKIQQCFHEFIVSLRDNGIRQIHIMAHSLGSRLLMNSLRGMAEFTFSKSLDTENDGKLPTQFQDRMQLVSLIFLNPEFFLDDFVLREYSFLRQYCSNISLFCDAHDGALWWSELFSGRQALGRSVFGLYTRPREDESASDVPPKLPPVFAETMACFQGYEPDYLKSDTRDWLDLDVIDMTWLGHNVHSMRHSYWPLNREIIEDIRELVVTRKRARQRTSRLDRREGNVWVYRVAPSSLTSIFDSDI, encoded by the exons ATGAGCATGGCGCCTCGGTTTTCAGGTGTTCGCGTGGTTTCGCACCACCGAACTCCTCTTGTTGACTCcatcgaagaagagaaagacgcgggTGTTCCAGGTTGTTCACATCCGCACTCTGAACCGGAAGATCCCACTTGCGACCCTAACTCCGGCCATTCCAAAGAACAACAGTGGGTCCTACGAACCGGCAGCCCCGAGTTTGTGTCAGTGCCTTTGCTGtcagcttctctcgtcgGTGAACAATGGAACGCCAGCGAAAGCGTGCCAGGGACCGtagacagagaaacggaagcaTCTGCGTTAGGTGTACCTGCGGCACCAGAGGCATCCCCAGCTCCTGACCAGCGATCGACAGATGCTCGTCGCCTGCGGTTTGCGCATTCAGCCAGTCAGAACGACAGTCTCCTTGTCGAGCTCCCGCAACATACTCCAGGGAGCAGTTCCGCTCCGACGGGCGCATTGACGCCGTCGAGCGCTGCAGGCAAGCCGGATGGGACAGCCGCCGAGCGCTCGCGGTCTTTTGAAGAACTTTCTCCCTCAGAGCTTGTGGCTCCGAGTCGAGTTTCGGAAGAGCAAAGGGGTACTTTTAAAAACCATGGTGgtcgagagacagggagTTCTAGCGGCCTCCAGTTGAGAGACTCGCGAACTCTCAAGGAGTTTGGCGAGGCAGAGGGAAGGGAACCGGTCGGTGATCCGCGGTCATTGATCCCTGCGAACAGCAAGCTGGACGACTTTAGGGATTTGTCAGATCCGTGCGACAAggtgaaggaagaaaggtCTGGAAGACCGAGGccggaggacgaagacggcaCCGGGCAGGTCTCGGTCAGGAGCGACAGCGTCAGCGATGCCATCAGCAGCATCCAGCAACTAGGCTCAGTGCGCTGTGTGAAACAGCCGCTCGGTTCGTTCGAGGAGACGCTGACGTACATGAAGTTCCGCGAATACGTCCGTAGACACCACGGCGTGTTCGGCACCACGACCGCGAGTGCCTGCATCTGGTGGATTCTCGGATGCCAGTTTCTTGTCATCACTGTCGCGCTCATGACCTGCCACACAGACCCGGAGTCCAACACCCACCGACGCAGCTTCGTCGATTTGAACAAGACGGTTGGACGCGTTTGCGTCTACTTCTTCTGCTCGCTCGCGCTCACGGCCATCCTGGCGCTCAAGTTCGCGGGGCCTCTCATGCTTATGTGGTCGGTCAGGCTGTCCAAACTCGCCTGCGCTGTGCTTCTGATCTTGGCTCCATCTATACAAATTCGAGAGTCTGCGCGTGGCGACGCCATCTGCACGACTGTCCTCTACGTTGACTCTCTCCAACTGAACGGGATGGTCCTCTTCAACGGCATCTTCACCCAGCTGCAGTTGCTCATGTTCATCTGCAGCATGTTCAACTGCCTCTTCTGGGGCAGACTCCACGCGTACTGGTTCCAGAACCACTCCGTCAAGCTCTGGAACATCGTCAAGAAACAAAAAGTTCAACTGCAAATCCCCCAACCCATCGAAAAGGCTCTCAACACTCACCATCATTCCGAGAGAG ATCTGGCAGACGGCCGGGTGATCAACGCAGACGGAGAGTACATCGAGGTCCACGGCTTTTCTTTCATGGACTGGCTGCGGCGCCTGTTGACGTGGGCAGTTCcaagtcgttttctccctgcGAGTCTCAAGCCGTCTGTTTCCGTTGTATTCTACGTGGGGCAAGTTGACTCAAGAGGTCTACCACATGGATTCGGACGCTGGAGATCCGAGGCCTACCACGGAGAATCCATCGTTGGATACTGGGACCACG GGATTCCCGTTGGCCCCTTCAAGAGCCGCGAGTTTGGCACAGGGTCAGGTTTCATGTGCATTCGCATTGGTTGGTGCAAAGTCACCAAAGGACCCCTTCGACCCGAAATGCAACTCG GCATCGGAGACGCCGAGTGTTGCGTCAGCGGCGCATTTTTCCGGACTTTTCCGCGAGTCACACTCTACCCCCTGAGGGCGAAGGAACAGTCTGAGCTCGGGAGTGTATGGTATCGTCATGGTCTCGACGAAGCAGTTGCCAACGACAACAAAGGTGCTGCCGTCGCCCGGCTCTCCAACTTCAGCTACACCCACGAATCGCGTGCCTTAGGTGTACCCAG CGCTCCACAACACACGCGATCGCTGGAGAGTGTTGGCAACGACAATTTACCCTCCAGGTCTTACGGAGAATTAGGTCGCGGCAGCGACGACA tcattGCCGATATCGGCGGCCGTCTGCAGAGAATGCGGGGCTCGGTCATCCAGCGTGCCCATCTGTTCTTCAAACGGAGATCAGAGGGCTTCGACAGTGACACGCGGGAGGCCTTCTTCAAGGAATGTCAGCGTCTGTGCCTTAGCCGAATGGTGCCTCAT CTCCCCAACTTCGGGTTGCTATTCACAACGGAGCTCCACATCACAGTCGACCCAGAGCGAG GTCTCTACATCGCAGGCTGGGTGCCGGTGTCAGCAGTGCTTCCACTCGGAACCGTGGAGGCGGCAAAGCCGAGACTGCTGCCGCAGCATGCAGCCTCTGATTCAGATAATGCAGGAAATCCTCGAGACGACGAGCTGCTTTCAGACATCAGAGGGCCCCGTGACAAACAGAAAACTCGACAAATGTCAGAGTCGCAGCTGCGCGCCCGGGGCTTCCACCAGCG GTTCGGTCTTGCGCTGCACGGTCCGGAGATGATGATCAAGCGAAAGGCAGGAAAGGGGGGTCTGCGCAACACTGTTGTCGGGGATTTCTTCTACGAGAGGCCGCGAATCCGGCGTCAAACGTACGATGGAGAATCAAAGCGCCTGGTTGTGCGAATTCGGAATAACGCAAACCGGAAAACACAAAACGCGCGAGGGTCGGGGTCGAAGCCTCTGAGCAACACACCGAGCACGCATTCCATAATGGCGAAAACTCTGAAGCATggtgtttccttctccccgaATGACCCTTTGGCTCCGGATGACGATCCCATGAAAGGTTTCAACTGGATGACC AGCGCTCCGGAGCTTCATATCGACGGCTGGCGGCGAGCAGAGGTGGCTGGGATTCCTGAGGCGCTTATCTTCATTCACGGATACAACACGAACCATGTACAGTCGTTGCAGATCATGGCGCAAATGCTTTCCTTTGGAAACTTCCCCAGCTATATCAAGCCATTCCTCTTCACGTGGCCCGCAGGGCGCAACTTTACAGAGTTTTTTGAAGCCCGTGAAAACGCAAACAACCCCAAAATTCAGCAGTGCTTTCATGAATTCATCGTCTCTTTACGAGATAACG GCATCAGGCAGATTCACATCATGGCGCACAGTCTCGGATCTCGGCTCTTAATGAACAGCCTTCGTGGCATGGCAGAATT CACCTTCAGCAAGTCACTGGACACAGAAAATGACGGCAAACTTCCAACGCAGTTTCAAGACCGCATGCAACTGGTTTCGTTGATCTTCTTGAACCCAGAATTCTTTTTGGATGATTTCGTTTTGCGG GAATACTCGTTTCTGCGGCAGTACTGCAGCAACATTTCGCTATTCTGTGATGCTCATGACGGG GCGCTCTGGTGGTCAGAGCTCTTCAGTGGACGGCAGGCATTGGGGCGTAGTGTCTTTGGTCTCTACACAAGACCTAGGGAGGACGAATCGGCGAGTGATGTGCCTCCAAAGCTTCCACCCGTATTCGCCGAAACAATGGCATGTTTTCAAGGTTATGAACCGGATTATCTCAAATCTGATACCAGAGATTGGCTAG ATCTGGACGTCATTGATATGACGTGGCTCGGTCATAATGTCCACTCAATGAGGCATTCATATTGGCCCCTGAACCGCGAGATTATTGAAGACATTCG GGAGCTTGTAGTcacaaggaagagagcgcgTCAACGAACTTCACGTCTCGATCGACGTGAAGGAAACGTGTGGGTGTACCGGGtggcgccttcttcgctcacTTCTATTTTTGACAGCGATATTTGA